Proteins co-encoded in one Halococcoides cellulosivorans genomic window:
- a CDS encoding fibronectin type III domain-containing protein gives MIGATTGLAVGAASAALPPFELQVREQDPTSVTIAWGDEDYDSGAESLVEVTWGETTYEQTTTGTSITLDRLPIAPETEYSVRVCKGMAVWSLPKTVTTGEASTLAPASVDVDTRTRTSLTLSWPAVEAATGYGVALAPIREGVVRPAVVRRECADTTTTLSELTPGRSYLAHVWSESAGGPGGTAAAVVQTAGDARAPRAPTVWVTDRTPDSITLAWPPAFDPGTAGVDRYRVEWQPLYPPPGTLVQPRRETVPADQRSVTIGVRPRDAADMDQGRAYSVSVSAIDANGNVSESTTQQVYAARDRPGDVSCALGRAPPPDIQAIAIREGPDGGVVHVRGRAAIPAARDLFVDAMSIETGPVGATLDTRPASHDLPAAEGYWLSAQFGSVPDAIEVTAPNGDDATASVSVEPEVETGVPVRVEPSADFVLAGEPIRATVRAVGLPASPVELTGTVDLSGSGAARIEAVESGADADELEVSIEADGQRASVELTVADAPNPADLLAIDLTGSDPGSVTVDCSVSTLTRTDDGTAIGPDSQPAVTRPATVRVAPVTTLTGDARPQDLDGDGRFEDITGNGRVDFPDVNALFGGSDRPLVSEQTHAFDFNDDGSVGIQDVLALFESV, from the coding sequence GTGATCGGGGCCACGACGGGCCTCGCGGTCGGAGCGGCCAGCGCGGCACTGCCACCCTTCGAACTCCAGGTTCGCGAACAGGATCCGACGAGCGTCACCATCGCGTGGGGCGACGAGGATTACGACTCGGGGGCCGAATCACTCGTCGAGGTGACCTGGGGCGAGACCACCTACGAGCAGACGACGACGGGGACGTCGATCACGCTCGATCGACTGCCGATCGCGCCCGAAACGGAGTACAGCGTCCGGGTCTGCAAGGGCATGGCCGTCTGGTCGCTCCCGAAGACGGTCACGACCGGCGAAGCCTCGACACTCGCCCCGGCGTCGGTCGACGTCGATACGCGCACTCGGACGAGTCTGACGCTGTCCTGGCCGGCGGTCGAGGCGGCGACGGGCTACGGGGTCGCGCTCGCGCCGATCCGCGAGGGGGTCGTTCGCCCCGCCGTCGTCCGGCGCGAATGCGCGGACACCACGACCACGCTGTCGGAGCTGACGCCGGGCCGGTCGTATCTCGCCCACGTCTGGTCGGAGTCTGCGGGTGGACCGGGCGGGACGGCGGCGGCCGTCGTCCAGACCGCGGGCGACGCACGCGCGCCCCGGGCCCCGACGGTCTGGGTGACCGATCGGACGCCGGACTCGATCACGCTGGCCTGGCCGCCCGCGTTCGACCCCGGCACGGCCGGCGTCGATCGATATCGGGTCGAGTGGCAGCCACTGTATCCACCACCTGGAACGCTCGTCCAGCCACGACGCGAGACCGTCCCGGCCGACCAGCGATCGGTCACGATCGGTGTCCGACCGCGTGACGCCGCCGACATGGACCAGGGCCGAGCGTACAGCGTCAGCGTGTCCGCTATCGACGCCAACGGTAACGTCTCCGAATCCACCACCCAGCAGGTGTACGCCGCGCGGGACCGTCCCGGCGACGTCTCGTGCGCGCTCGGGCGGGCACCACCGCCCGACATCCAGGCGATCGCCATCCGAGAGGGCCCCGACGGTGGGGTCGTCCACGTCCGCGGTCGCGCGGCGATCCCCGCCGCCCGAGACCTGTTCGTCGACGCGATGTCGATCGAGACCGGTCCGGTCGGCGCCACCCTCGACACGCGGCCCGCCTCACACGATCTGCCCGCCGCCGAGGGCTACTGGCTGTCCGCGCAGTTCGGGTCGGTCCCGGACGCGATCGAGGTCACCGCGCCCAACGGGGACGACGCCACGGCGTCGGTCAGTGTCGAACCGGAGGTGGAGACGGGCGTCCCCGTCCGCGTGGAGCCGTCGGCCGACTTCGTCCTCGCCGGAGAGCCGATACGCGCGACCGTTCGAGCCGTCGGCCTCCCGGCCAGCCCCGTCGAACTGACCGGGACGGTCGATCTGTCGGGTTCGGGGGCCGCCCGGATCGAGGCCGTCGAGAGCGGCGCGGACGCCGACGAACTGGAGGTCAGCATCGAGGCCGACGGCCAGCGCGCCTCGGTCGAACTCACGGTCGCGGACGCCCCAAACCCCGCCGACCTGCTCGCGATCGATCTCACGGGGAGCGATCCCGGGTCCGTCACCGTCGACTGCAGCGTGTCGACGCTCACCCGGACCGACGACGGGACGGCGATCGGCCCGGACAGCCAACCGGCGGTCACCCGGCCCGCGACGGTTCGCGTCGCCCCGGTGACCACACTGACTGGCGATGCCCGCCCACAGGACCTCGACGGCGACGGCCGCTTCGAGGATATCACCGGCAACGGCCGCGTGGACTTCCCGGACGTCAATGCGCTGTTCGGCGGGTCCGATCGACCGCTGGTCTCCGAACAGACCCACGCGTTCGATTTCAACGACGACGGGTCGGTCGGGATCCAGGACGTCCTGGCACTGTTCGAGTCAGTCTGA
- a CDS encoding NADH dehydrogenase subunit translates to MPDRFDLANVVDRIRNAGIAGAGGAGFPSYAKWERLDEVEALLVNHQESEPDFIKDRWLGVEHADRLAALFEALLDPLDTIVIGTKAKYGDEWIDPLRKATGAPVHAPEDLPLDDPEGVVIATTPDRYEFGMESVLLREISGTVIGRDLPMDHGWIVQNTETMVNVGRALAEGRPVTHKYVHVDGDTPRHRFLRVPVGTPVRDLLGAAGRPSGIGSTELLADGGPGWSFEISDPDAFGVTKRTNALLVLDRGLADEHTIGQGRINVLGPREWRARQLERDPAGIDPDEVRVPLLSNTAYEGLVNRGDPIVRPGDEVQVGDRIADPGGDIGLPHHASIDGRVTAVTESHVTIER, encoded by the coding sequence ATGCCCGATCGATTCGATCTCGCGAACGTCGTCGACCGCATCCGAAACGCCGGCATCGCCGGGGCCGGCGGTGCAGGCTTTCCGTCCTACGCGAAGTGGGAGCGTCTCGACGAGGTCGAGGCCTTGCTGGTCAACCACCAGGAGAGCGAACCCGACTTCATCAAGGATCGCTGGCTCGGCGTCGAACACGCCGACCGTCTCGCCGCGCTGTTCGAGGCACTCCTTGACCCACTCGATACGATCGTGATCGGGACGAAAGCCAAATACGGCGACGAGTGGATCGATCCACTCCGCAAGGCCACGGGCGCACCCGTCCACGCGCCCGAGGACCTGCCCTTGGACGACCCCGAAGGCGTCGTGATCGCGACGACGCCCGACCGCTACGAGTTCGGCATGGAGAGTGTCCTCCTCCGGGAGATCAGCGGGACGGTCATCGGGCGGGACCTCCCGATGGATCACGGCTGGATCGTCCAGAACACCGAGACGATGGTGAACGTCGGGCGTGCGCTCGCGGAGGGCCGGCCGGTCACCCACAAGTACGTCCACGTCGACGGCGACACGCCACGCCACCGCTTTCTGCGCGTGCCCGTCGGGACCCCCGTGCGTGACCTCCTCGGCGCAGCGGGTCGGCCCAGCGGCATCGGCTCGACCGAACTGCTCGCAGACGGCGGTCCGGGCTGGAGTTTCGAGATCAGCGATCCCGACGCGTTCGGCGTCACCAAACGCACCAACGCCCTCCTCGTGCTGGATCGCGGACTCGCCGACGAACACACCATCGGCCAGGGTCGGATCAACGTGCTCGGGCCACGCGAGTGGCGCGCCCGCCAACTCGAACGCGATCCAGCGGGGATCGATCCCGACGAAGTGCGAGTGCCGCTGCTCTCGAACACCGCTTACGAAGGGCTGGTCAATCGGGGCGACCCGATCGTCAGGCCCGGCGACGAGGTCCAGGTCGGTGACCGAATCGCCGACCCCGGTGGCGATATCGGCCTCCCGCATCACGCCTCGATCGACGGGCGCGTGACGGCCGTCACCGAGTCACACGTCACTATCGAACGATAA
- a CDS encoding ATP-dependent DNA helicase, whose translation MTDAAWEEYFGFDEPYQSQADAVETAIATARDGGYLALEGPCGTGKTMAALTAAATLVREDRFERVLAVTPVKQQLAQFVDDLRTLNRGLEEPLAGVSLVGKRDLCPLALGEIFPPKTGVQSRCEELREQTADLVEGDGQRDPAGEVALGGDVDDAWWDPGRGRDLAAHARPDSGGQQALGGRSFRVAGVDAPYRPEQPRAPEAMADSDDPPLYCAFEADWYARNRGSPVGFDAGEGHVVAPEDYLPAATEAGICPHRAMTVAIDHADVIVGNYNHLFGGGGRALLEAILDDRTFVIVDEAHRLEERVRDLLSDRVGRQTLVQARNDCHRIVTYAKSDPEQKRAVRRHCDPYDVPLDAIERARDFYDDLIGWIDDRANAHLDREVDGWPEDPPEESIEIPLRDPETAERDDITGRAAAEGYDGSDWRTLDTVGAAVEDTLRELSLARSPVVAAVGTICRRYYERDQIDVLREIELEYSPRSDDRVEGYRAHYTAGLVAYETLPAESLARTFDELGGGILMSATLSPLDVFAEVAGLDALDRPIATRSYPLRFPEANRASWIVDAPAYTAHNRGDPVADEAAWSSTRDAYAQILRAVGRSPGNALIAMPNYREARWAGEYLQGVLDRAVLIDQSSSARATDELKSEFFSGPGKVMVTSTRGTLTEGVDYDGSKLATAAVVGIPLPNVGSPRVRAVKHAYGERFGADRAFEYALTVPAVRRARQAIGRVIRGPEEVGVRILAGRRYVEGARHSVHAYLSPGEREEFVRMTPDFLADQIAGFWDGR comes from the coding sequence ATGACCGACGCGGCCTGGGAGGAGTATTTCGGCTTCGACGAGCCGTATCAGAGCCAGGCCGACGCCGTCGAGACCGCCATCGCGACCGCTCGCGACGGCGGGTATCTTGCGCTCGAAGGCCCCTGCGGGACGGGCAAGACGATGGCCGCGCTGACCGCCGCGGCGACACTCGTCCGAGAGGACCGTTTCGAGCGCGTCCTCGCGGTCACCCCCGTCAAACAGCAGTTAGCGCAGTTCGTCGACGACCTCCGGACGCTGAATCGCGGGCTGGAGGAGCCACTCGCGGGTGTCTCCCTCGTGGGAAAAAGAGATCTCTGCCCGCTCGCGCTGGGTGAGATCTTTCCACCGAAGACCGGTGTGCAATCGCGGTGTGAGGAGCTTCGCGAGCAGACTGCCGACCTGGTCGAGGGCGACGGGCAACGCGACCCCGCCGGGGAGGTGGCACTCGGCGGCGACGTCGACGACGCGTGGTGGGATCCCGGGCGAGGCCGTGACCTGGCCGCCCACGCCCGGCCGGATTCGGGCGGCCAGCAGGCTCTCGGTGGGCGGTCGTTCAGGGTCGCCGGCGTCGACGCTCCCTACCGGCCCGAACAGCCACGCGCGCCCGAGGCGATGGCCGACAGCGATGACCCGCCGCTCTACTGTGCGTTCGAGGCCGACTGGTACGCCCGGAATCGTGGCTCGCCCGTCGGCTTCGACGCCGGAGAGGGCCACGTCGTCGCGCCCGAGGACTACTTGCCCGCCGCGACCGAGGCGGGGATCTGCCCGCATCGGGCGATGACGGTCGCGATCGATCACGCCGACGTGATCGTCGGCAACTACAACCACCTGTTCGGTGGGGGCGGACGCGCGCTGCTCGAAGCGATCCTCGACGACCGCACGTTCGTGATCGTCGACGAGGCCCATCGCCTCGAAGAACGCGTCCGGGACCTGCTCTCCGATCGGGTCGGCCGCCAGACGCTCGTGCAGGCGCGCAACGACTGCCACCGGATCGTCACGTACGCCAAGAGCGATCCCGAGCAGAAACGCGCCGTACGGCGGCACTGTGACCCCTACGACGTACCCCTCGACGCGATCGAACGTGCGCGGGACTTTTACGACGATCTGATCGGGTGGATCGACGACCGCGCCAATGCCCACCTGGATCGCGAAGTCGACGGGTGGCCCGAGGATCCACCCGAGGAGTCGATCGAGATTCCCCTGCGCGACCCCGAGACGGCCGAGCGCGACGATATTACCGGGCGAGCGGCCGCCGAGGGCTACGATGGATCGGACTGGCGCACCCTCGACACCGTCGGCGCGGCCGTCGAGGACACCCTGCGCGAACTCTCACTTGCTCGCTCGCCGGTCGTCGCCGCGGTCGGGACGATCTGTCGGCGGTATTACGAACGCGACCAGATCGACGTGCTCCGCGAGATCGAACTGGAGTACAGCCCCCGCAGCGACGACCGCGTCGAGGGGTATCGCGCTCACTACACCGCCGGGCTGGTCGCCTACGAAACGTTGCCTGCCGAATCGCTGGCCCGAACGTTCGACGAACTCGGTGGGGGCATCCTGATGAGCGCGACGCTGTCGCCACTCGACGTGTTCGCCGAGGTCGCGGGGCTGGACGCCCTCGATCGTCCAATCGCGACGCGATCCTATCCGCTGCGCTTTCCCGAGGCCAATCGCGCGTCGTGGATCGTCGACGCGCCCGCCTACACCGCCCACAATCGCGGCGACCCGGTCGCCGACGAGGCTGCCTGGTCGAGCACACGCGACGCCTACGCCCAGATCCTCCGGGCGGTGGGCCGGAGTCCGGGCAACGCGCTGATCGCGATGCCGAACTACCGGGAGGCGCGGTGGGCCGGCGAGTACCTTCAGGGCGTCCTCGACCGCGCAGTCCTGATCGATCAGTCTTCCTCGGCCCGGGCGACCGACGAGCTGAAATCGGAGTTTTTCAGCGGGCCGGGGAAAGTGATGGTCACGAGCACGCGCGGGACGCTCACCGAGGGCGTCGATTACGACGGGTCGAAACTCGCGACCGCGGCGGTCGTCGGGATCCCGCTGCCGAACGTCGGCTCACCGCGCGTCCGGGCGGTCAAACACGCCTACGGCGAGCGCTTCGGGGCGGATCGGGCCTTCGAGTACGCGCTGACGGTGCCCGCGGTCCGGCGTGCGCGCCAGGCCATCGGCCGGGTGATTCGGGGGCCCGAGGAGGTCGGCGTGCGCATTCTGGCCGGGCGGCGCTACGTCGAGGGCGCACGGCACTCCGTGCACGCGTATCTCTCGCCCGGGGAGCGCGAGGAGTTCGTCCGGATGACGCCCGACTTTCTCGCGGATCAGATCGCGGGGTTCTGGGACGGGCGGTGA
- a CDS encoding AbrB/MazE/SpoVT family DNA-binding domain-containing protein, with protein sequence MSGDDVDAVSTVQGTRTVIPTRVRRELDIEAGDRLRWHLESDDRIRVEVVTQPGGTFAKFDGYDRTEPTDATSDHDTWGCDDT encoded by the coding sequence ATGAGCGGCGACGATGTCGACGCCGTAAGCACTGTCCAGGGCACCCGGACGGTCATCCCGACCCGCGTTCGGCGCGAACTCGACATCGAGGCAGGCGATCGACTCCGGTGGCACCTGGAATCTGACGACCGCATCCGGGTCGAGGTCGTCACGCAGCCGGGTGGCACGTTCGCCAAGTTCGATGGATACGACCGGACGGAACCGACGGACGCGACGAGCGACCACGATACCTGGGGCTGCGACGACACGTAG
- a CDS encoding acyl-CoA thioesterase — protein MASVSDTYIENRERIQPDDVNNYGTAHGGNIVKWMDEIGAMSAMRHAETTCVTARINELHFERPVPEGEICVIESYVFRAGRSSIDVRLRAYREEPRTAEREQTTDSYFVFVAVDEEMQPTAVPELTVESDRCERLQRDALDGLE, from the coding sequence ATGGCGAGCGTCAGCGACACCTACATCGAGAATCGCGAGCGCATCCAGCCCGACGACGTGAACAACTACGGGACTGCCCACGGGGGCAACATCGTCAAGTGGATGGACGAGATCGGCGCGATGTCCGCGATGCGCCACGCCGAGACGACCTGCGTGACCGCGCGGATCAACGAACTCCACTTCGAGCGCCCGGTCCCCGAGGGTGAGATCTGTGTGATCGAGTCGTACGTCTTCCGTGCCGGCCGGTCGAGTATCGACGTGCGCCTGCGGGCCTATCGCGAGGAACCGCGGACGGCCGAGCGCGAGCAGACCACCGACTCGTATTTCGTCTTCGTCGCCGTCGACGAGGAGATGCAACCCACCGCAGTCCCGGAGTTGACCGTCGAGAGCGATCGGTGTGAGCGTCTGCAACGCGACGCGCTCGACGGCCTGGAGTGA
- the rqcH gene encoding ribosome rescue protein RqcH, which yields MDPKRELTSVDCRALVAELRAIRGAALEKAYLYPERDLLRLKCREYDHGRIELLCELDDPKRVHLADPDRVPDAPERPPDFAMMLRNRLKGAELAAVEQFAFDRVIELRFERSDDATTIVAELFGDGNLAVLDSEGVVIDCLRTVRLRSRTVAPGEPYETPEAPFEPFEATPDAIREQFHQSDSDVVRTLATQLEFGGLYGEELCSRAGVPYNLDVSEVTDDQLDAIVDAIDALGDQLESGDLDPQIYREDDSPVDATPVALQEYEDLDAESVDSFNDALDRYFHERAQVQSATSESAVDSGPDFDQEIETKQRIIDQQEGAIEEFDREAAQLREQAEALYAHYDLVAEVLETIREAREADTAWTDIEATLDEAAERGIPAGEAVEGIDPESGTVDLTIDGDRVTLDPRNGVEKNADRIYRDAKSVEGKKEGAKQALEQTRSELEAIRERQARAAEADSGADADDEESADDIPTDWLARDSIPIRSEEDWYEQFRWFRTSDGLLVIGGRNAEDNEQIVKKYLGPGDRFFHTQAEGGPVTVLKATGPSESVPDDLTIPDRSREEAAQFAVSYSSVWKDGRYAADVYEVGPDQVSKTPESGEYLETGGFAIRGDRTYHEDTPVGVAVGIACEPETRVIGGPPAAIERQAATAIELEPGRYAQNDIAKRLYREFKDRFTDESFVRKIASPDLIQEFCPPGGSRMVEE from the coding sequence ATGGACCCGAAACGCGAACTCACGAGCGTCGACTGCCGGGCGCTCGTCGCCGAACTCCGGGCGATCCGGGGCGCGGCCCTCGAAAAAGCCTATCTCTACCCCGAGCGCGATCTCCTCCGCCTGAAATGTCGCGAGTACGACCACGGGCGGATCGAACTCCTCTGTGAACTCGACGACCCCAAGCGCGTCCACCTCGCGGATCCCGATCGGGTGCCCGACGCGCCCGAACGGCCGCCCGACTTCGCGATGATGCTCCGGAACCGACTCAAGGGCGCGGAACTCGCCGCCGTCGAGCAGTTCGCGTTCGATCGCGTCATCGAACTGCGCTTCGAGCGATCGGACGACGCGACGACGATCGTCGCGGAACTGTTCGGTGACGGCAACCTCGCCGTGCTCGACAGCGAGGGCGTCGTCATCGACTGTCTGCGAACGGTCCGCCTGCGGTCGCGAACGGTCGCGCCGGGTGAGCCCTACGAGACGCCCGAAGCGCCGTTCGAGCCGTTCGAGGCCACCCCGGACGCGATCCGCGAGCAGTTTCACCAATCCGATTCGGACGTCGTCCGGACGCTCGCGACCCAACTCGAATTCGGTGGGCTCTACGGCGAGGAACTCTGCTCGCGAGCGGGCGTCCCCTACAACCTCGACGTGAGCGAAGTCACCGACGACCAACTCGACGCCATCGTCGACGCGATCGACGCGCTGGGTGACCAGCTCGAATCCGGCGATCTCGACCCCCAGATCTATCGCGAGGACGACTCGCCCGTCGACGCGACGCCCGTCGCACTCCAGGAGTACGAGGACCTCGACGCGGAGTCCGTCGACTCGTTCAACGACGCACTCGATCGGTACTTCCACGAGCGCGCGCAGGTCCAGAGCGCCACGAGCGAGAGCGCGGTCGATTCTGGACCGGACTTCGACCAGGAGATCGAGACCAAACAGCGGATCATCGACCAGCAGGAGGGCGCGATCGAGGAGTTCGACCGCGAGGCCGCACAGTTGCGCGAGCAGGCCGAAGCGCTCTATGCCCACTACGATCTCGTCGCGGAGGTCCTCGAGACGATCCGCGAGGCCCGCGAGGCCGATACGGCGTGGACGGATATCGAGGCGACACTCGACGAAGCCGCCGAGCGCGGGATTCCGGCGGGCGAAGCCGTCGAGGGCATCGATCCCGAGTCCGGCACGGTCGATCTGACGATCGACGGCGATCGAGTCACGCTCGATCCGCGAAACGGCGTCGAGAAGAACGCCGATCGCATCTATCGCGATGCGAAGTCCGTCGAGGGCAAAAAAGAGGGTGCGAAACAGGCGCTCGAACAGACCCGCTCGGAACTGGAAGCGATCCGCGAGCGCCAGGCCCGCGCCGCAGAAGCGGACTCCGGCGCGGACGCGGACGACGAGGAGTCCGCAGACGACATCCCGACCGACTGGCTCGCGCGTGACTCGATCCCGATCCGCAGCGAGGAGGACTGGTACGAGCAGTTCCGCTGGTTCCGGACTTCGGACGGCCTGCTCGTCATCGGTGGGCGCAACGCCGAGGACAACGAACAGATCGTCAAGAAGTACCTCGGGCCCGGCGATCGGTTCTTCCACACCCAGGCCGAGGGCGGGCCCGTGACGGTGCTGAAGGCGACGGGGCCCAGCGAGTCGGTGCCCGACGATCTGACGATTCCCGACCGGTCGCGCGAGGAGGCCGCGCAGTTCGCGGTCTCCTATTCCTCGGTCTGGAAAGACGGGCGGTACGCCGCGGACGTCTACGAGGTCGGGCCCGACCAGGTCTCGAAGACGCCCGAGAGCGGGGAGTACCTCGAGACCGGCGGGTTCGCGATCCGCGGCGATCGCACCTATCACGAGGACACCCCCGTCGGTGTCGCCGTCGGGATCGCCTGCGAGCCAGAGACCCGCGTGATCGGTGGGCCGCCGGCGGCCATCGAGAGGCAGGCGGCGACGGCGATCGAACTCGAACCCGGAAGATACGCCCAGAACGACATCGCGAAACGCCTCTACAGGGAGTTCAAAGACCGATTCACCGACGAATCCTTCGTGCGAAAGATCGCGAGTCCCGACCTGATTCAGGAGTTCTGTCCGCCCGGTGGGAGTCGGATGGTCGAGGAGTAG
- a CDS encoding mRNA surveillance protein pelota, whose product MRVDSRQPVEGGRERWTLVPESLDDLWHLSFVLEPEDLVAGDTTRRIQRNEENLRDTGGEREHLWLELAVESTEFAKFADRLRVGGEIVDCSREDQLGMHHTINVEVHDELEIEKTWKPDQRDRISDAVAATDAPSVAIATVEEGQAYLHTVAQYGTEERASISGPTGKGEYARDREELFEDLYAVLQRTDADALVLAGPGFTKQDALDYIADRDADLAGSIRTVDTSAVGDRGVHEVLKRGVVDEIQDETRIAAEAASIDEVMERIGADGAVAYGPESVETAAEYGAIEELLVLDRRLQRARRGEAWEAIDAEAIIERTEQQGGDVTVFSAEFDPGQQLANLGGIAALLRYRIDET is encoded by the coding sequence ATGCGCGTCGATTCGCGCCAGCCAGTCGAGGGCGGTCGCGAGCGCTGGACGCTCGTCCCCGAGTCCCTCGACGATCTCTGGCACCTATCCTTTGTCCTCGAACCCGAGGATCTCGTCGCGGGCGACACCACCCGGCGGATCCAGCGCAACGAGGAGAACCTCCGGGACACCGGCGGCGAACGCGAACACCTCTGGCTCGAACTCGCGGTCGAGTCGACCGAGTTCGCGAAGTTCGCCGACCGCCTCCGCGTCGGCGGCGAGATCGTGGACTGCTCCCGGGAGGACCAGCTCGGGATGCACCACACGATCAACGTCGAGGTCCACGACGAACTCGAAATCGAGAAGACGTGGAAGCCCGACCAGCGCGATCGCATTTCGGATGCCGTCGCGGCGACCGACGCGCCGAGCGTCGCGATCGCGACCGTCGAGGAGGGCCAGGCCTATCTGCACACTGTCGCCCAGTACGGCACCGAAGAGCGCGCTTCGATCAGCGGGCCCACAGGGAAAGGCGAGTACGCCCGCGATCGCGAGGAGTTGTTCGAGGACCTCTATGCCGTCCTCCAGCGGACCGACGCCGACGCCCTCGTGCTCGCGGGCCCGGGCTTTACCAAACAGGACGCACTCGACTACATCGCGGATCGAGACGCCGATCTCGCGGGGTCGATCCGCACGGTCGATACGAGCGCGGTCGGCGATCGCGGCGTCCACGAAGTGCTCAAACGCGGCGTCGTCGACGAGATTCAAGACGAGACCCGCATCGCCGCGGAGGCCGCGTCGATCGACGAGGTCATGGAGCGCATCGGCGCGGACGGCGCGGTCGCGTACGGGCCCGAGTCGGTCGAAACGGCCGCCGAATACGGCGCGATCGAGGAGTTACTCGTCCTCGATCGGCGCCTCCAGCGCGCCCGCCGCGGCGAGGCCTGGGAGGCGATCGACGCCGAGGCGATCATCGAACGGACCGAACAGCAGGGCGGCGACGTGACGGTCTTCTCCGCGGAGTTCGACCCCGGTCAGCAACTCGCGAACCTCGGCGGGATCGCCGCACTCCTGCGCTATCGGATCGACGAGACCTAA
- a CDS encoding pyridoxal phosphate-dependent aminotransferase, translating into MEYRRPQFYRVMAAARSADRDVVDCARGSPDWGPPEGVRDGLRSMAAADPNAYEYPPAAGLDRLRRAIADRRGVDPERVLVTNGAGAANHVAMATALAERGSEIVAADPVYPYYAGRASLLGNRARLVPVDDEGRLDPDAVRAAASTDTAAVVITTPNNPTGQTLSADAIDELAAIAAHFDAILISDEVYDHFVFAGRHQSALDADAPAVVTNSFSKTLAVPGLRVGYLVAPADLIDDIESRHLLTNVATTRPGQRAVARALETTRPDWYATNRRRVQDRIATFTAGLDAIGAEYYQPDGGFYVFARLPGVGGSFDAVFEMIESGGVAAMPGAAFGDARSEWLRFSMLTPRIETAVDRLTEYVATVEN; encoded by the coding sequence ATGGAGTATCGACGCCCGCAGTTCTATCGGGTGATGGCCGCCGCCAGGAGCGCCGACCGCGACGTGGTCGATTGCGCCCGGGGCAGTCCCGACTGGGGGCCACCCGAGGGGGTGCGCGACGGGCTTCGATCGATGGCCGCCGCCGATCCGAACGCCTACGAGTACCCGCCAGCGGCCGGTCTCGACCGTCTGCGGCGGGCGATCGCCGATCGACGGGGTGTCGACCCGGAGCGCGTGCTCGTGACCAACGGCGCCGGCGCGGCCAATCACGTCGCGATGGCGACCGCACTCGCCGAGCGGGGGTCAGAGATCGTCGCCGCCGACCCCGTCTATCCCTACTACGCCGGTCGGGCGAGTCTCCTCGGCAACCGGGCACGACTCGTCCCGGTCGACGACGAGGGGCGACTCGATCCCGACGCCGTCCGCGCAGCCGCGAGCACCGACACCGCCGCGGTCGTGATCACGACACCGAACAATCCGACGGGGCAGACGCTCTCGGCCGACGCGATCGACGAACTGGCGGCGATCGCGGCCCACTTCGACGCGATCCTGATCAGCGACGAGGTGTACGACCACTTCGTCTTTGCTGGTCGCCACCAGAGCGCACTCGACGCGGACGCGCCCGCGGTCGTGACGAACTCCTTCTCGAAGACGCTCGCCGTCCCGGGCCTCCGGGTGGGGTATCTCGTCGCGCCCGCCGATCTGATCGACGACATCGAATCCCGGCATTTGCTCACGAACGTCGCGACGACGCGGCCGGGCCAGCGCGCCGTCGCGCGGGCGCTCGAAACCACCCGGCCAGACTGGTACGCTACGAATCGCCGTCGGGTCCAGGATCGGATCGCGACCTTTACCGCCGGGCTCGACGCGATCGGTGCGGAGTACTACCAGCCCGACGGCGGGTTCTACGTGTTCGCGCGCCTGCCCGGCGTCGGCGGAAGTTTCGACGCCGTCTTCGAGATGATCGAGTCGGGCGGCGTCGCCGCGATGCCCGGCGCGGCGTTCGGTGACGCCCGGTCTGAGTGGTTGCGCTTCTCGATGCTCACCCCGCGGATCGAGACCGCCGTCGATCGACTCACCGAGTACGTGGCCACGGTCGAAAATTAG